In Streptomyces chartreusis, the following proteins share a genomic window:
- a CDS encoding YceI family protein: MTVAVETGTWQLDSTASTVALRHRTMWGLVTVKGAFAAVAGNGEVRSDGSAVGTITLDATSLDTRSAKRDEHLRSADFFDAANHPEITFSVRSAELRDGEEVHVVGQLTVRGISRPKSVTARLVGADDKSLTLEAEFTVDREQFGMGWNQLGMMRGLTTVTGTLRFTRTTAA; encoded by the coding sequence ATGACCGTCGCCGTCGAAACCGGAACCTGGCAGCTCGACAGCACCGCCTCCACCGTCGCCCTGCGGCACAGGACCATGTGGGGCCTGGTCACGGTGAAGGGCGCCTTCGCCGCCGTCGCCGGCAACGGCGAGGTGCGGTCCGACGGCTCCGCCGTCGGCACGATCACCCTCGACGCCACCTCCCTGGACACCCGCAGTGCCAAGCGCGACGAGCACCTGCGCTCCGCCGACTTCTTCGACGCCGCCAATCACCCCGAGATCACCTTCTCGGTCCGCAGCGCCGAACTGCGCGACGGCGAGGAGGTGCACGTCGTCGGTCAGCTCACCGTGCGCGGCATCAGCCGCCCCAAGTCCGTCACCGCCCGCCTCGTCGGCGCGGACGACAAGTCGCTCACCCTGGAGGCCGAATTCACCGTGGACCGCGAGCAGTTCGGCATGGGCTGGAACCAGCTCGGCATGATGCGCGGCCTCACCACGGTCACCGGCACGCTCCGCTTCACCCGGACGACCGCGGCCTGA
- a CDS encoding nitrate reductase subunit alpha, protein MGRGRASAEKIAAEAAERLLAAGRLLQRAPTTPEGRAVFRTDQQVNDAPYRERWAHDKVVRSTHGVNCTGSCSWQVYVKDGLITWETQATDYPSTGPDRPDYEPRGCPRGASFSWYTYSPTRVRYPHARGVLVEMFRAEKSRAGGDPVAAWAEITGDPDKRRRYQSARGKGGLVRIGWDEALEIAAAAHVHTLLEYGPDRIAGFSPIPAMSMASHAVGARFHALIGAPMLSFYDWYADLPIASPQVFGDQTDVPESGDWWDAAYLMLWGSNVPVTRTPDAHWMAEARYRGQKVVVVSPDYADATKFADEWLHPHPGTDGALAMAMGHVILRECFVERRVPYFTDYVRRFTDLPFLVTLDEHEHEHEHERGQGPGRETETATHTPGAFVTARDLDLARTADAAARRWMPVFYDRVSGGPVVPNGTLGDRWGKAGEGRWNLDLGDAEPLLTFHRRPGATRAEVVLPRFDEAGATVRRTVPAVRLGDRLVTTVFDLMLAQYGVGRDGLGDSRPVPYEDAATPCTPAWQEAITSVSAGAVVRAAREFARTAEQTRGRCMIVMGAGTNHWFHSDTIYRSFLSLLLLTGCQGVNGGGWAHYVGQEKVRPYAGWQQLATASDWVRPSRQMAGTPYWYLHTDQWRYESSGAGALTAPTASGTLSGLHTADLVARSVRQGWMPSSPTFGANPLRLGRRVHEDGVDPAQWVAREREAGRLSYACEDPDDPANWPRVLTVWRANLIGSSAKGNEFFLRHLLGASDNAAAEETPPGLRPREVTWREGAPRGKLDLLLALDFRMTSTTLFADLVLPAATWYEKHDLSSTDMHPYVHAFSPAISPPWQARTDFEIFHGLAAEVARLAAGRLETAHDLVATPLQHDTPGEVPPDGPTAPQFTLVERDYTAIADRIAALGPLVEELGVTAKGVTVRPAREVTWLAARCGTAAARPLLDTDVKLCEAILALSGTTNGRLAAEGFERLAERCGADTGLAELAASVAERRVEFSDTQARPVQVGASFEWSGKEAPDRRYSPFTINTEHFKPWHTLTGRQQFYLDHPWIAEFGEQLPVYRPPLDLTSDVREEDGRSVTVRYLTPHSKWSIHSEYQENLLMQTLARGGPVIWIGVDDAAAIGVTDNDWVEAVNRNGVVVARAVVSHRMPPGTVFMYHVQERLVNVPRSEATGRRGGVHNALTRLLIKPTHLIGGHAQLSFAPNYYGPTGNQRDAVTVIRRRSQEVDY, encoded by the coding sequence GTGGGACGTGGCAGGGCAAGTGCGGAAAAGATCGCCGCGGAGGCGGCCGAACGGCTCCTCGCGGCCGGTCGGTTGCTCCAGCGGGCGCCGACCACACCGGAGGGACGGGCGGTCTTCCGCACGGACCAGCAGGTCAACGACGCGCCGTACCGGGAGCGCTGGGCGCACGACAAGGTGGTGCGCTCCACCCACGGCGTGAACTGCACGGGCTCCTGCTCGTGGCAGGTGTACGTCAAGGACGGACTGATCACCTGGGAGACACAGGCGACCGACTACCCCTCGACGGGCCCGGACCGCCCCGACTACGAGCCCCGCGGGTGCCCGCGCGGCGCGTCGTTCTCCTGGTACACCTACTCACCGACCCGGGTCCGCTACCCGCATGCGCGAGGTGTGCTGGTGGAAATGTTCCGTGCGGAGAAAAGCCGTGCGGGAGGGGATCCCGTGGCGGCGTGGGCGGAGATCACCGGGGACCCGGACAAAAGGCGCCGCTATCAGTCGGCGCGCGGCAAGGGCGGCCTGGTCCGGATCGGCTGGGACGAGGCGCTGGAGATCGCCGCCGCCGCGCATGTGCACACGCTGCTGGAGTACGGGCCCGACCGGATCGCGGGATTCTCGCCGATCCCGGCGATGTCCATGGCCTCGCACGCGGTCGGCGCCCGCTTCCACGCGCTGATCGGCGCGCCGATGCTGTCGTTCTACGACTGGTACGCCGATCTGCCGATCGCCTCGCCACAGGTCTTCGGCGACCAGACCGACGTCCCCGAGTCGGGTGACTGGTGGGACGCGGCCTATCTGATGCTGTGGGGCTCCAATGTGCCGGTGACACGGACCCCGGACGCGCACTGGATGGCCGAGGCCCGCTATCGCGGTCAGAAGGTCGTCGTGGTCTCGCCGGACTACGCGGACGCGACGAAGTTCGCCGACGAGTGGCTGCATCCGCATCCGGGCACCGACGGCGCGCTCGCGATGGCCATGGGCCACGTCATCCTGCGCGAGTGTTTCGTGGAGCGGCGGGTGCCGTACTTCACCGACTACGTCAGGCGGTTCACCGATCTGCCGTTCCTCGTCACCCTCGACGAGCACGAGCACGAGCACGAGCACGAGCGGGGGCAGGGGCCGGGGCGGGAGACGGAGACGGCCACCCACACCCCCGGCGCCTTCGTGACCGCCCGGGACCTCGATCTCGCCCGGACCGCCGACGCAGCGGCGCGGCGCTGGATGCCGGTGTTCTACGACAGGGTGTCCGGCGGTCCCGTCGTGCCGAACGGCACGCTGGGCGACCGCTGGGGCAAGGCCGGTGAGGGCCGCTGGAATCTGGACCTCGGCGACGCCGAACCCCTGCTGACCTTCCACCGCCGCCCCGGCGCGACCCGTGCCGAGGTGGTGCTCCCCCGCTTCGACGAGGCCGGCGCGACGGTGCGGCGCACGGTGCCGGCGGTGCGGCTCGGCGACCGGCTGGTGACGACGGTGTTCGATCTGATGCTGGCCCAGTACGGCGTGGGACGCGACGGGCTCGGCGACTCCCGGCCGGTGCCGTACGAGGACGCGGCCACGCCCTGCACCCCCGCCTGGCAGGAGGCGATCACCTCGGTGTCCGCCGGGGCGGTGGTGCGGGCGGCACGGGAGTTCGCGCGGACCGCCGAGCAGACCCGGGGCCGCTGCATGATCGTGATGGGCGCGGGCACCAACCACTGGTTCCACTCCGACACGATCTACCGCTCGTTCCTGTCGCTGTTGCTCCTCACGGGCTGTCAGGGCGTCAACGGCGGCGGCTGGGCCCACTACGTCGGCCAGGAGAAGGTCCGCCCGTACGCCGGGTGGCAGCAGCTGGCCACCGCCTCCGACTGGGTGCGCCCGTCACGGCAGATGGCGGGCACGCCGTACTGGTATCTGCACACGGACCAGTGGCGCTACGAGAGTTCCGGCGCCGGCGCCCTGACCGCGCCGACCGCGTCCGGCACGCTCAGCGGTCTGCACACGGCCGACCTGGTGGCGCGCTCCGTCCGGCAGGGCTGGATGCCGTCGAGCCCCACTTTCGGCGCCAATCCGCTGCGGCTCGGCCGGCGCGTGCACGAGGACGGCGTCGACCCCGCGCAGTGGGTGGCCCGCGAGCGGGAGGCGGGCCGTCTCTCCTACGCCTGCGAGGACCCCGACGACCCGGCCAACTGGCCGCGGGTGCTGACGGTGTGGCGGGCCAACCTCATCGGCTCCTCGGCCAAGGGCAACGAGTTCTTCCTGCGGCATCTGCTGGGCGCGTCCGACAACGCCGCCGCCGAGGAGACACCGCCCGGCCTGCGGCCCCGGGAGGTGACGTGGCGGGAGGGGGCGCCGCGCGGCAAGCTCGACCTGCTGCTCGCGCTGGACTTCCGGATGACGTCCACGACCCTGTTCGCGGACCTGGTGCTGCCCGCGGCCACCTGGTACGAGAAGCACGACCTGTCCAGCACGGACATGCACCCCTACGTCCACGCCTTTTCCCCGGCGATCAGCCCGCCGTGGCAGGCGCGCACGGACTTCGAGATCTTCCACGGGCTCGCCGCCGAGGTGGCCCGGCTGGCCGCGGGGCGCCTGGAGACGGCCCACGACCTCGTCGCCACCCCGCTCCAGCACGACACCCCCGGGGAGGTGCCGCCCGACGGGCCGACCGCCCCGCAGTTCACCCTCGTCGAGCGGGACTACACGGCGATCGCCGACCGGATCGCCGCGCTCGGCCCGCTGGTCGAGGAACTGGGGGTGACGGCGAAGGGCGTGACCGTGCGGCCGGCGCGGGAGGTGACCTGGCTGGCCGCGCGGTGCGGCACGGCGGCCGCACGGCCCCTGCTGGACACGGACGTCAAGCTGTGCGAGGCGATCCTCGCCCTGTCGGGCACGACCAACGGCCGGCTCGCCGCCGAGGGTTTCGAGCGGCTGGCCGAGCGGTGCGGCGCGGACACCGGTCTCGCGGAGCTGGCGGCGTCGGTGGCCGAGCGGCGGGTGGAGTTCTCCGACACCCAGGCCCGTCCGGTGCAGGTCGGCGCGAGTTTCGAGTGGTCGGGCAAGGAGGCCCCGGACCGCCGCTACTCGCCGTTCACCATCAACACCGAGCACTTCAAGCCCTGGCACACGCTCACCGGGCGGCAGCAGTTCTATCTGGACCACCCGTGGATCGCGGAGTTCGGCGAGCAACTGCCCGTGTACCGGCCGCCGTTGGACCTGACGTCGGACGTGCGCGAGGAGGACGGCCGCTCGGTGACCGTCCGCTATCTCACCCCGCACTCGAAGTGGTCCATCCACTCCGAGTACCAGGAGAACCTGCTGATGCAGACCCTGGCCCGCGGCGGCCCGGTGATCTGGATCGGCGTGGACGACGCCGCCGCGATCGGTGTCACGGACAACGACTGGGTGGAGGCGGTCAACCGCAACGGCGTCGTGGTCGCCCGCGCGGTCGTCTCCCACCGCATGCCGCCCGGCACCGTGTTCATGTACCACGTGCAGGAACGCCTGGTGAACGTCCCCAGGTCCGAGGCCACCGGCCGGCGCGGCGGCGTCCACAACGCCCTCACCCGCCTGCTGATCAAACCGACCCATCTCATCGGCGGCCACGCCCAGTTGTCGTTCGCGCCCAACTACTACGGCCCGACCGGCAACCAGCGCGACGCGGTCACCGTCATCCGCCGCCGCTCACAGGAGGTCGACTACTGA
- a CDS encoding RNA polymerase sigma factor, protein MSVLERDGAHPAPPTPPDDDTDGPRPQLEGQGGSTDPVKDYLRVIARVRLLTADQEVDLARRIEAGLYAERLLAEGRPGRHAEELAFLIEDGRRAKAHLTEANLRLVVSVAKRYTGRGLDFLDLVQEGNAGLIRAVEKFDYAKGFKFSTYATWWIKQAVTRALADQSRTIRIPVHTVEIINRVARARRELMQDTGIMPTPEELAAKAEVPVERLVEIDAYTREPVSLHAALSDDGDGEFGDLIEDTDLPSPWEAVTHHLLQDAIRELLTGMTAREAGIIALRYGLTDGRPRTLEEIGHVYGVTRERIRQIETRTMSKLRHPSRSQALRDYLDDL, encoded by the coding sequence ATGAGCGTCCTGGAACGGGACGGCGCACACCCGGCGCCGCCGACGCCGCCCGACGACGACACCGACGGTCCGCGGCCGCAGCTCGAAGGCCAGGGCGGCAGCACCGACCCGGTGAAGGACTATCTGCGCGTCATCGCCCGGGTCCGGCTGCTCACCGCGGACCAGGAAGTGGACCTCGCCAGACGCATCGAGGCCGGTCTGTACGCCGAGCGGCTCCTGGCGGAGGGGCGGCCAGGGCGCCACGCGGAGGAGCTGGCGTTCCTCATCGAGGACGGCCGGCGGGCCAAGGCGCACCTCACCGAGGCCAACCTCCGCCTCGTCGTCTCCGTGGCCAAGCGGTACACCGGCCGCGGTCTGGACTTCCTCGACCTCGTCCAGGAGGGCAACGCCGGGCTCATCCGGGCGGTGGAGAAGTTCGACTACGCCAAGGGCTTCAAGTTCTCCACCTATGCGACCTGGTGGATCAAGCAGGCGGTCACCCGGGCCCTCGCCGACCAGAGCCGCACCATCCGGATCCCCGTGCACACCGTCGAGATCATCAACCGGGTGGCACGCGCGCGCCGGGAGCTGATGCAGGACACGGGCATCATGCCGACCCCCGAGGAACTCGCCGCGAAGGCCGAGGTACCGGTGGAGCGGCTCGTCGAGATCGATGCCTACACCAGGGAACCGGTCTCCCTGCACGCCGCCCTGAGCGACGACGGCGACGGCGAGTTCGGCGACCTCATCGAGGACACCGACCTGCCCTCCCCCTGGGAGGCAGTCACCCACCACCTGCTCCAGGACGCCATCCGCGAGCTGCTGACCGGCATGACCGCCCGCGAGGCCGGCATCATCGCCCTTCGCTACGGACTCACCGACGGCCGCCCCCGGACCCTGGAGGAGATCGGCCACGTCTACGGCGTCACCCGCGAACGCATCCGTCAGATCGAGACCAGGACGATGAGCAAGCTCCGCCACCCGTCCCGCTCCCAGGCGCTGCGGGACTATCTCGACGACCTCTGA
- a CDS encoding DUF6174 domain-containing protein — protein MTAVPVSARVVFRAAAAVGLVCAVAGCADEPEPAATVTSWREPDSYTYTLRSSEGERSLIGAFRITVRDGAVVKAVGLDDSGRRVVDDVPDTVPTIGELLGEWRQARRDDADKAEVEYARDGHPERISLDWMENAIDDEALYVISDFEPVDG, from the coding sequence ATGACCGCCGTACCCGTCAGTGCCCGCGTCGTGTTCCGTGCCGCAGCGGCGGTGGGGCTGGTGTGCGCGGTCGCCGGCTGCGCCGACGAACCCGAGCCCGCGGCGACTGTCACCTCTTGGCGTGAGCCCGACTCGTACACCTACACGCTGCGGTCCAGCGAGGGAGAGCGGAGCCTGATCGGTGCCTTCCGGATCACTGTCCGCGACGGTGCCGTGGTCAAGGCGGTGGGCCTCGACGACAGCGGCCGGCGCGTCGTCGACGACGTCCCGGACACGGTGCCCACCATCGGGGAGCTGCTGGGCGAGTGGCGGCAGGCGCGGCGGGACGACGCGGACAAGGCGGAGGTCGAGTACGCGCGCGACGGGCACCCGGAGCGGATCTCGCTGGACTGGATGGAGAACGCGATCGACGACGAAGCCCTCTACGTCATCAGCGACTTCGAGCCCGTCGACGGCTGA
- a CDS encoding MarR family winged helix-turn-helix transcriptional regulator, with the protein MADHSDCPSASGDSLLPVELHAWMLMLAATGAVEQELRSVVKDRLDVSHDEFLVLCLLAADPGQALRMTRIAELLGRPKTRLTYQIACLQHAGLVTRRSVCGDKRGVEVALTEKARGLLKEASAALAETVKEALTRFMGPSQREAMCALMPDFIGEPAPE; encoded by the coding sequence ATGGCCGACCACTCCGACTGCCCCTCCGCCTCCGGCGACAGCCTGCTGCCCGTCGAGCTGCACGCCTGGATGCTGATGCTGGCCGCGACGGGAGCGGTCGAGCAGGAGCTGCGCAGCGTGGTCAAGGACCGGCTGGACGTCTCGCACGACGAGTTCCTGGTGCTGTGCCTGCTCGCCGCGGACCCCGGCCAGGCCCTGCGCATGACGCGGATCGCCGAGCTCCTGGGCCGTCCCAAGACTCGCCTCACCTACCAGATCGCCTGCCTCCAGCACGCCGGCCTGGTCACCCGGAGGTCGGTCTGCGGCGACAAGCGCGGCGTCGAGGTCGCGCTCACGGAGAAGGCCCGAGGCCTCCTCAAGGAGGCTTCCGCGGCCCTCGCGGAGACGGTCAAGGAGGCGCTGACCCGGTTCATGGGCCCCTCCCAGCGCGAGGCGATGTGCGCGCTGATGCCCGACTTCATCGGAGAGCCGGCTCCGGAGTAG